A genomic window from Aurantimicrobium photophilum includes:
- a CDS encoding acyl-CoA dehydrogenase family protein has translation MTFESLPSDFFHLEASLSPVELDKLMELRTYLETEIKPVINDHWDRAEFPKALVKGLADTKLIGMAWPETEPFPTTAVFRGWVALELARIDASVATYVGVQNGLAMGSLGVCGSDEQRTYWLPKMHTGEIVGSFGLTEPLSGSDSAQGLRTTATRDGDEWILNGSKRWIGNATWSDICVVWAKDTADGQVKGFIVPTNTPGYVATKIERKQSLRIVQNADITLTDVRVPEANRLQKANSFADTATVLRLTRAEVAWAAVGIAVGAYEAALAYAKERIQFGKPIASHQMVQDLLVKSLGNITSSLSLVLETSRMQDAGKMKDEHAALAKAVATARMRESVAWCREILGGNGIVLDYDVARFFADAEAIYSYEGTREMNTLIVGRAITGHAAFV, from the coding sequence ATGACCTTTGAGAGCCTGCCAAGCGACTTCTTCCATCTTGAGGCGAGTCTGTCTCCTGTTGAACTCGACAAGTTGATGGAATTGCGCACCTACCTCGAGACCGAAATCAAGCCCGTGATCAATGATCACTGGGACCGTGCTGAATTCCCGAAGGCTCTGGTCAAGGGTCTCGCCGACACCAAGCTGATTGGAATGGCCTGGCCAGAAACTGAACCCTTCCCCACCACAGCGGTCTTCCGCGGATGGGTCGCCCTCGAGCTGGCACGCATCGATGCCAGCGTTGCAACCTACGTGGGTGTGCAGAACGGTCTGGCAATGGGTTCGCTCGGCGTATGCGGTTCTGATGAACAACGTACCTACTGGCTTCCCAAAATGCACACCGGTGAAATCGTTGGCTCCTTCGGACTGACCGAACCACTCTCGGGTTCTGACTCGGCACAGGGCCTGCGCACCACCGCCACCCGTGATGGGGACGAGTGGATCCTCAACGGCTCTAAGCGGTGGATTGGTAATGCGACCTGGTCCGATATCTGCGTGGTGTGGGCAAAGGACACAGCAGACGGTCAAGTAAAGGGCTTTATTGTTCCCACGAATACTCCTGGTTATGTCGCCACCAAGATTGAACGCAAACAGTCATTGCGTATTGTCCAAAACGCAGATATCACCTTGACGGATGTGCGCGTCCCCGAAGCGAACCGTCTCCAGAAAGCCAACAGCTTTGCCGACACCGCAACCGTGTTGCGTCTGACGCGTGCTGAGGTTGCCTGGGCAGCTGTCGGTATCGCCGTGGGCGCCTACGAAGCCGCACTGGCATATGCCAAGGAACGTATCCAGTTCGGTAAACCCATTGCATCCCACCAGATGGTGCAGGACTTGCTTGTGAAGAGCCTGGGCAATATCACCTCGAGCCTCTCCCTCGTTCTAGAAACCTCCCGCATGCAAGACGCCGGAAAGATGAAAGACGAGCACGCAGCACTCGCCAAGGCTGTTGCTACAGCACGTATGCGTGAGTCTGTTGCGTGGTGCCGCGAGATATTGGGCGGTAACGGAATCGTGCTCGATTACGACGTGGCACGCTTCTTTGCCGATGCTGAAGCGATCTACAGCTACGAGGGGACCAGAGAGATGAACACCCTCATTGTGGGCAGGGCCATCACAGGTCACGCCGCATTCGTCTAG
- a CDS encoding O-antigen ligase family protein, producing the protein MPAKEYRKAKTGLAVVTLFMLFAGEAIRNLLGWEIFMGMGVLITAIYIVVIIRARHLIHWRSIPFWLAFFGLFAVASVTWAYSPANTALTLWPFIEVTIGGVGIALTLPWNDFIRALGTTLRWILAASLLFELWVSVFVGHAIYPVFIDTSGEKVPAVYQWSRNLLLEGGPIQGVVGNRNQLGFIAVIALIVFSIQLAQKTVWRNWGTVWILIALLTIGLTRSATDIIALAAVVAVASLVLWMRSVPATKRRPVYLTAFAVIIALTVLVNVASSAILAVFGKGSDLTGRTDIWAAVTAMAEQRPVFGWGWLSPWVPWLEPFNNLAVRSGVHYLQAHNVWLDVWMQLGYVGVIALAIAMFALLSRSWFIAIDRPQWDLVETRPYSASSLLPLLVTVALLAQSFAESQLVVQSGWALVVILSLTVMVPTRITKALN; encoded by the coding sequence ATGCCCGCCAAAGAATATAGAAAAGCGAAGACCGGCCTTGCCGTAGTCACGCTGTTCATGCTCTTTGCCGGTGAGGCAATTCGCAACCTGCTCGGTTGGGAAATCTTCATGGGTATGGGCGTGCTCATCACCGCGATTTACATCGTGGTCATCATTCGTGCACGCCATCTGATTCATTGGCGCAGCATTCCTTTCTGGCTTGCCTTCTTTGGGCTTTTTGCAGTGGCTTCGGTCACGTGGGCATACTCCCCCGCCAACACGGCACTCACGCTGTGGCCATTTATTGAAGTCACCATCGGCGGTGTGGGTATTGCCCTGACTTTGCCCTGGAATGACTTCATTCGTGCATTGGGAACAACACTGCGCTGGATCCTTGCAGCGTCATTGTTGTTTGAACTGTGGGTCAGTGTCTTCGTTGGGCACGCCATCTACCCGGTCTTTATCGACACCTCAGGCGAGAAGGTCCCAGCCGTTTATCAGTGGAGTCGCAACCTCCTCCTCGAGGGCGGCCCCATTCAAGGCGTCGTGGGAAACCGCAACCAACTTGGTTTCATCGCTGTCATTGCCCTGATTGTGTTCAGCATCCAGCTAGCCCAGAAAACGGTCTGGCGTAATTGGGGAACAGTCTGGATTCTAATTGCACTGCTGACAATCGGACTCACCCGTTCCGCAACAGACATCATCGCGTTGGCTGCAGTGGTTGCCGTCGCTTCACTTGTGTTGTGGATGCGTTCCGTCCCTGCCACCAAACGTCGACCTGTTTATCTCACCGCTTTCGCCGTGATTATTGCTCTGACCGTTCTGGTCAATGTTGCAAGCTCTGCCATTTTGGCCGTGTTTGGCAAAGGGTCAGACCTCACCGGTCGCACCGACATTTGGGCTGCTGTCACCGCCATGGCCGAGCAGCGTCCTGTCTTCGGTTGGGGCTGGCTGAGCCCCTGGGTTCCCTGGCTTGAGCCGTTCAACAACCTTGCTGTGCGCTCAGGCGTCCATTACCTCCAGGCCCACAACGTGTGGCTCGATGTCTGGATGCAACTGGGCTATGTGGGTGTGATTGCGTTAGCAATCGCCATGTTTGCTCTGTTGTCTCGTTCGTGGTTCATCGCCATTGACCGCCCTCAGTGGGACCTGGTTGAAACCCGTCCTTACAGTGCAAGCTCCTTGCTTCCGCTCTTGGTGACGGTTGCCCTGCTTGCCCAGAGCTTTGCCGAAAGCCAGCTCGTGGTTCAATCTGGCTGGGCACTTGTTGTGATCTTGTCGCTGACCGTCATGGTTCCCACGCGCATTACTAAAGCACTGAATTAG
- a CDS encoding GtrA family protein yields the protein MTTSERVIATEPSPSLFTRLRRGLLGYFVKFGLVGLVGLVVDVSLFNLLSLSGPGWWAEPLTAKFMSTSVAIVVNWLGNRYWTFRRDKRSDVVRELFEFVLASVAGMLVTLATLWFTHYVWGFDSLLADNVSANIIGLGLGTLVRFALYRWWVWSAKR from the coding sequence ATGACCACATCGGAGCGAGTGATCGCAACCGAGCCCTCCCCGAGCCTGTTTACTCGCTTGCGAAGAGGCCTGTTGGGCTACTTCGTCAAGTTCGGACTGGTCGGATTAGTCGGACTTGTCGTCGACGTTTCACTCTTTAATCTACTCTCCCTGTCTGGCCCCGGCTGGTGGGCCGAGCCTCTGACGGCCAAGTTCATGAGCACTTCGGTGGCCATCGTGGTCAACTGGCTGGGCAACCGCTACTGGACTTTCCGCCGCGATAAGCGCTCAGATGTTGTCCGCGAACTCTTCGAGTTCGTCCTCGCATCTGTTGCCGGCATGCTCGTGACCTTGGCCACCTTGTGGTTCACCCACTATGTATGGGGCTTTGATTCTTTGCTGGCAGATAACGTCTCTGCCAACATCATTGGCTTAGGTCTGGGAACCCTGGTTCGCTTTGCGCTCTATCGCTGGTGGGTGTGGAGCGCGAAGCGATGA
- the purE gene encoding 5-(carboxyamino)imidazole ribonucleotide mutase: MAETQPLVAVVMGSDSDWTVMSSAANVLNDFGIPFEVEVLSAHRTPEKMIAFGKAAAGRGLKVIIAGAGGAAHLPGMLASVTPLPVVGVPVPLAKLDGMDSLLSIVQMPAGVPVATVSIGGATNAALLAVKILATSNPDLLKAVEAYASGLADLVEEKNKALKSQL, translated from the coding sequence ATGGCTGAAACGCAACCACTCGTCGCCGTTGTTATGGGATCTGACTCTGACTGGACTGTCATGAGTTCTGCCGCCAACGTGCTCAACGACTTTGGCATCCCCTTCGAGGTTGAGGTGCTCTCTGCGCACCGCACACCTGAGAAAATGATTGCCTTTGGTAAGGCAGCTGCAGGCCGCGGCCTGAAGGTCATCATCGCCGGTGCCGGTGGTGCTGCGCACCTGCCCGGCATGCTCGCCAGCGTGACCCCCCTTCCTGTTGTGGGAGTACCTGTACCTTTGGCCAAGCTCGATGGCATGGACTCTTTGCTGTCGATTGTGCAGATGCCTGCGGGTGTTCCTGTTGCCACCGTGTCTATCGGTGGCGCCACCAATGCGGCGCTGCTGGCCGTCAAGATTCTTGCCACCAGTAACCCAGACCTGCTCAAGGCTGTCGAAGCGTATGCTTCCGGCCTGGCCGATCTGGTTGAAGAGAAGAACAAGGCTCTCAAGTCTCAGTTATGA
- a CDS encoding O-antigen ligase family protein, with amino-acid sequence MSPTTATIAEAAYAFFSHARFARAMSILVIATALGTHLLRSVVGVAGLTAIVVSELVLCGLMLIARRRVVRWNAFLPISLAVFIAWCAVSYFWSYYPKASLVGIASQLSFAVLALAISSTRDTIQLIRAIGDVLRVFLATSLTLEIFAGVLIDGPIEFLGIRGNLVNGEGIQGVFGSRNAFMLVSLIALVTFIIEWRTKSVTREVAGWSVLGAALCVLLAASPVGYVTALVVVVVAALLFALRKMEPSVRRGTEIAAASAAGLGLIVAWALRGSILEALSSSEVLQYRLLLWSEELRLAAMKPLEGWGWVGLWPRKTQPFTVMNSGSGDIHNSGLNIYLDAWLQVGIVGLALLLILLGFAFARSWSLATSKKSEIYLWSPLVLSLLLVSGLAESTALTEWGWFFVVLIVARSSAELSWRRTKD; translated from the coding sequence ATGAGCCCTACTACTGCCACTATCGCTGAAGCTGCCTACGCCTTCTTCTCCCATGCCCGCTTCGCGCGCGCGATGAGCATTCTGGTCATCGCCACCGCGCTGGGCACACACCTCCTGCGTTCCGTGGTGGGTGTTGCCGGCCTCACCGCCATTGTGGTGAGCGAACTGGTTCTCTGTGGGTTGATGCTGATAGCTCGGCGTCGCGTGGTGCGTTGGAATGCCTTCCTGCCCATCTCCTTGGCAGTTTTTATTGCCTGGTGCGCAGTCAGTTACTTTTGGTCCTACTACCCCAAAGCAAGCCTGGTTGGCATAGCGTCTCAGCTCAGCTTTGCTGTGCTGGCGCTAGCCATCTCCTCAACGCGTGACACCATCCAGCTCATTCGGGCCATCGGTGATGTTTTGCGAGTGTTCTTGGCCACGTCACTCACTCTCGAAATCTTTGCCGGTGTCCTTATTGATGGCCCAATCGAATTCCTTGGCATTCGCGGAAACCTCGTCAACGGTGAGGGCATTCAAGGAGTATTTGGCTCACGTAATGCATTCATGCTGGTCTCGCTGATTGCATTAGTAACCTTCATCATCGAGTGGCGCACCAAGAGCGTGACGAGAGAAGTTGCAGGCTGGTCTGTGCTTGGAGCTGCCCTGTGCGTTCTGCTGGCAGCCTCGCCGGTGGGTTACGTCACGGCACTGGTTGTCGTTGTCGTTGCTGCACTTCTCTTTGCCCTGCGCAAGATGGAGCCCTCGGTACGGCGCGGAACAGAGATCGCGGCTGCCAGTGCAGCAGGACTTGGCCTCATCGTTGCGTGGGCGCTCCGTGGCAGCATCCTAGAAGCACTCAGCAGCTCTGAGGTGTTGCAGTATCGACTCTTGCTGTGGAGTGAAGAGCTTCGCTTGGCTGCAATGAAACCCCTCGAAGGTTGGGGATGGGTGGGTCTCTGGCCACGGAAGACTCAACCATTCACAGTGATGAATTCCGGCAGTGGCGATATTCACAACTCTGGACTCAACATCTACCTCGACGCTTGGCTTCAGGTCGGCATCGTGGGCTTAGCGTTGTTACTTATTCTTCTGGGGTTTGCGTTTGCCCGAAGCTGGAGCTTGGCCACCTCAAAGAAGAGCGAGATCTATCTCTGGTCACCCCTTGTGCTGAGTCTTCTGCTCGTATCTGGCCTCGCCGAAAGCACAGCATTGACTGAGTGGGGTTGGTTCTTTGTGGTTTTGATTGTGGCTCGCAGCTCAGCAGAGCTGAGCTGGCGCCGCACCAAAGACTAA
- a CDS encoding LCP family protein: MSQTSPLRYPDTSSQKVMTTRAWWLVVLNFVLPGSVQALAGNKRLGKIGLGATLVLVGFLLLTFLIGLLWPTAVFFLATWGPTLFVGQLAFFFYAILWAVLTLDTLRLIRVVKTGPRARWWISGVTVILMLFISGGAAYAGTLTGSLNSALGKIFVAGPSQPPIDGQYNFLLLGGDAGEDRDGLRPDTAQVVSVNAETGQATIIGMPRDLQAIPFNEDSPMYSVYPNGYTQETGEYCTRWACLNTVYVAAENDHPDLYPNAAAEGSSPGIEAMRDAAEAITGLDIQYYVLIDMQGLQNLIDSLGGVDINVEERIAIAEPETPEEEVGEWIEIGPQHMDGYHAMMYMRSRWSGTGDYDRMARQQQVQEALLRQMNPANVLTKFQEIAAAGTQVVKTDIPQSMLGYFVDLGLKTKELPINHIELTPYYEPFPVDTEYPDYAGIHGYVYSVIHPPEPTETPAP; this comes from the coding sequence ATGAGCCAGACCAGCCCACTGAGGTATCCCGACACCAGTTCGCAGAAGGTCATGACCACCCGCGCCTGGTGGTTGGTTGTACTCAACTTCGTGCTGCCGGGATCGGTGCAGGCGTTAGCGGGTAACAAACGCTTGGGCAAGATTGGCCTAGGCGCAACTCTTGTTCTCGTGGGCTTTCTTCTGCTCACATTCCTTATCGGGTTGCTGTGGCCTACTGCTGTCTTCTTCCTCGCAACGTGGGGACCTACCCTTTTCGTTGGACAGCTTGCTTTTTTCTTCTATGCGATTCTGTGGGCTGTGCTCACGCTGGACACCCTGCGTTTAATTCGTGTCGTGAAGACAGGGCCTCGTGCACGCTGGTGGATTTCAGGCGTCACGGTCATTTTGATGCTCTTTATTTCTGGCGGGGCAGCCTATGCGGGAACCCTGACCGGAAGTCTCAACAGTGCATTGGGAAAGATTTTCGTAGCGGGACCAAGCCAGCCACCGATCGATGGCCAATACAACTTCTTGCTTCTTGGTGGAGACGCTGGCGAAGACCGTGATGGTTTGCGCCCCGATACCGCTCAGGTTGTCAGCGTCAATGCAGAGACTGGTCAGGCGACAATCATCGGTATGCCTCGTGACTTGCAGGCCATTCCGTTCAATGAAGATTCGCCCATGTATTCGGTGTATCCCAACGGATACACCCAGGAAACCGGTGAATACTGCACCCGCTGGGCCTGCTTGAACACTGTTTATGTTGCGGCTGAAAATGATCATCCTGATCTTTACCCCAACGCTGCGGCTGAAGGTAGCTCACCTGGTATCGAAGCTATGCGTGATGCGGCGGAAGCGATTACCGGGTTGGACATTCAGTACTACGTCCTGATTGATATGCAGGGTCTGCAGAACTTGATTGACTCTCTTGGTGGAGTAGATATCAACGTCGAAGAGCGTATTGCCATCGCTGAGCCTGAGACCCCTGAAGAAGAAGTCGGCGAATGGATCGAGATTGGTCCTCAGCATATGGACGGCTACCACGCCATGATGTACATGCGTTCGCGCTGGTCTGGCACAGGTGACTATGACCGCATGGCACGTCAGCAGCAGGTTCAAGAAGCCCTGCTTCGTCAGATGAACCCTGCCAACGTCCTGACCAAGTTCCAGGAAATTGCCGCTGCAGGAACGCAGGTTGTGAAGACCGATATCCCACAGTCCATGCTCGGCTACTTCGTAGATCTGGGGCTCAAGACGAAAGAACTGCCCATCAACCACATTGAGCTCACGCCCTACTATGAGCCCTTCCCGGTTGACACGGAATACCCCGACTATGCAGGTATCCACGGCTACGTTTACTCGGTGATTCACCCACCCGAGCCCACGGAAACTCCAGCTCCATAG
- a CDS encoding polyprenol monophosphomannose synthase: protein MSTVVIIPTYNELETLPEAVKAVRIAVPDANILIVDDNSPDGTGAKADALASADPFVHVLHRTEKTGLGDAYLAGFAWALEHGFEIIVEMDADGSHPASRLGALIGAVSAPTVPGAHYPGLAIGSRWVTGGSVVNWPAHRLFLSRGANAYARIALGINVKDSTAGFRAFRAEVLRGIHLEEVNSHGYCFQIDLTLRVLDAGYTVVELPIEFKERETGESKMSKNIVVEAMKSVTAWGWQRRFGKKNSTSSS, encoded by the coding sequence ATGAGCACCGTCGTCATCATTCCCACCTATAACGAACTCGAGACCCTGCCCGAGGCAGTGAAGGCCGTTCGCATCGCTGTTCCCGACGCAAACATCCTCATCGTGGATGACAACAGCCCCGATGGCACGGGAGCCAAGGCGGATGCTTTGGCCAGTGCTGATCCCTTCGTGCACGTTCTTCACCGCACCGAAAAAACAGGACTCGGCGATGCCTACCTCGCTGGCTTTGCCTGGGCACTTGAACACGGATTTGAGATCATCGTCGAGATGGATGCCGATGGCTCCCACCCAGCTAGCCGTCTCGGTGCACTCATCGGTGCTGTCTCTGCACCCACCGTTCCTGGTGCGCACTACCCCGGCTTGGCTATTGGTTCACGCTGGGTCACAGGTGGCTCTGTCGTGAACTGGCCTGCGCACCGCTTGTTCCTCAGCCGTGGCGCAAATGCCTATGCTCGCATTGCACTGGGAATCAATGTGAAAGATTCCACCGCAGGGTTCCGCGCCTTCCGCGCGGAGGTCCTGCGGGGAATCCACCTCGAAGAAGTGAACTCGCACGGCTACTGCTTCCAGATTGATCTCACCCTGCGCGTGCTCGATGCCGGTTACACCGTGGTGGAGCTCCCCATCGAGTTCAAGGAACGTGAAACCGGTGAATCCAAGATGAGTAAGAACATCGTGGTTGAGGCGATGAAGTCAGTCACCGCGTGGGGATGGCAGCGCCGTTTCGGCAAGAAGAACTCCACGAGCTCTTCGTAA
- a CDS encoding PH domain-containing protein, with protein MSNPTVAYEPAPTEAAEPVVVRLRRHGRVLFMPTLALIGVATAWGFFSEGFPELWMNLVFWLLSALLLIVLWVFPLVTWLGNRVIITTRRVIIYRGILTRTKQEVLYGRIHDVTVRQNAVQAVFGAGDLLLNTGAEAPIRLFDLPKANLVLSALSELVDSQAPLSAQLRRDDQRWTNEY; from the coding sequence ATGTCTAACCCCACCGTTGCTTATGAGCCTGCGCCCACGGAAGCAGCAGAACCCGTCGTTGTGCGACTTCGTCGCCACGGTCGCGTTCTGTTCATGCCCACCCTGGCGCTGATTGGTGTGGCAACCGCGTGGGGTTTCTTTTCTGAAGGCTTCCCCGAGCTGTGGATGAACCTCGTGTTCTGGCTGCTCAGTGCACTGCTCTTGATTGTGCTGTGGGTTTTCCCCCTGGTGACCTGGTTGGGTAACCGCGTCATCATCACCACCCGACGCGTGATTATTTATCGGGGCATCTTGACTCGCACGAAGCAAGAAGTGCTCTATGGTCGCATCCATGATGTGACGGTGCGTCAGAACGCTGTGCAGGCAGTTTTTGGTGCTGGAGACCTTCTTCTCAACACCGGCGCAGAAGCACCAATTCGTCTCTTTGATTTACCCAAGGCAAACCTGGTTCTTTCCGCCCTCTCGGAGTTGGTTGATTCACAAGCTCCGCTGTCTGCTCAGCTGCGTCGTGATGACCAGCGCTGGACGAACGAGTATTAG
- a CDS encoding 5-(carboxyamino)imidazole ribonucleotide synthase, with translation MTTVVGVIGGGQLARMMVPPAINLGLDIRVLAENEGSSAQIAASQVGDYTDVETVLAFAADCDVITFDHEHVPAHVLAELIKRGYSVQPGPHALEFAQDKLRMRQRLGDLGIPVPGWTQASTTEHVTGFLAEWGGRAVAKTARGGYDGKGVRVITSAAEVADWLELLQPGESLLLEEFVEFRRELSQLIARRPSGEMALWPVVESIQADGVCSEVIAPAPHSQGKIADMAGSIATQIAAELDVTGVMAVELFETTDDRILVNELAMRPHNSGHWTQDGSTTSQFEQHLRAVLDLPLGATGLTAPFTVMVNILGGPASGDMLSPFPHAMAEHPTVKIHTYGKEPRPGRKVGHVNASGDDLPEVAYQARGAAGFFQV, from the coding sequence TTGACAACTGTAGTTGGCGTTATAGGTGGCGGCCAATTGGCCCGCATGATGGTGCCCCCTGCAATTAATCTAGGCCTAGATATCCGAGTGCTTGCTGAGAACGAAGGCTCTTCGGCGCAGATCGCCGCATCACAGGTTGGCGACTACACCGACGTCGAAACGGTGCTCGCTTTCGCAGCGGATTGCGACGTCATTACTTTCGATCACGAACACGTTCCTGCCCATGTGTTGGCAGAGCTGATTAAGCGTGGCTATTCCGTGCAGCCAGGTCCTCACGCTCTCGAGTTTGCTCAAGACAAGCTGCGCATGCGTCAGCGTTTGGGTGATCTCGGTATTCCTGTTCCGGGGTGGACGCAGGCGTCAACCACAGAACACGTCACAGGCTTCCTCGCAGAGTGGGGTGGCCGTGCTGTGGCCAAGACGGCTCGTGGTGGCTATGACGGTAAGGGTGTTCGCGTTATTACGAGCGCTGCAGAGGTTGCCGACTGGCTAGAACTTCTTCAGCCAGGTGAATCGCTTCTTCTTGAAGAATTCGTCGAGTTCCGCCGTGAACTCTCCCAGCTGATTGCCCGACGCCCCAGCGGCGAAATGGCACTGTGGCCTGTGGTGGAGAGCATCCAGGCAGATGGTGTCTGCAGCGAAGTAATTGCCCCCGCACCACACTCACAGGGCAAGATTGCCGATATGGCTGGCTCGATTGCCACCCAGATTGCGGCAGAACTTGATGTCACCGGTGTGATGGCCGTGGAACTTTTTGAGACCACCGACGACCGTATCTTGGTGAACGAACTCGCGATGCGTCCTCACAACTCAGGTCACTGGACCCAGGACGGCAGCACCACCAGCCAATTCGAGCAGCACTTGCGAGCTGTGCTCGACCTGCCACTGGGTGCAACCGGCCTGACGGCACCGTTCACCGTGATGGTGAACATTTTGGGAGGCCCCGCATCTGGTGACATGCTCTCTCCGTTCCCTCACGCGATGGCAGAGCACCCCACCGTGAAAATCCACACTTATGGCAAGGAACCACGTCCGGGTCGCAAGGTTGGCCACGTCAATGCCTCCGGAGATGATCTGCCCGAGGTTGCCTATCAGGCGCGTGGCGCAGCAGGATTCTTTCAGGTCTGA
- the manA gene encoding mannose-6-phosphate isomerase, class I → MIRVDNSPRDYAWGSLTDIAELRGKAPTGKPEAELWLGTHPGSPTQVVDPADAGGSATIADYLAARGEQPLPYLLKVLAAAHPLSIQAHPSPEQAREGFARENAAGIALDAPNRNYRDDAHKPELIYALSDTFEALCGFREVEQTISKLESLAAANAQACAPTSALAEFTAQLAQRGEGSIRWALDWALTGDNASALVAEISQAGKLVKDSLLIELAEDYPGDPGIVVALLLNRVTLTKGQALYLPAGNMHAYIRGLGIELMAASDNVLRGGLTSKHVDVPELLSVVSDKVVPVPILEPRNVAPGIDLFVPDVPDFVLAHVEVSSKTSDSDTLSLTRHAIVTCTSGNVTLRGAESSLKLSQGENAFISAEEQAISFSGAGELFIAL, encoded by the coding sequence ATGATTCGTGTCGATAACTCCCCGCGAGATTATGCCTGGGGTTCGCTGACCGACATCGCAGAACTGCGCGGCAAGGCCCCCACGGGGAAGCCCGAAGCAGAACTCTGGTTAGGTACACATCCAGGTTCACCTACACAAGTTGTGGACCCAGCAGACGCGGGTGGATCTGCCACGATTGCTGACTACCTTGCAGCACGAGGCGAACAGCCTTTGCCGTATTTGCTCAAGGTACTTGCCGCAGCACACCCGCTGTCTATCCAGGCGCATCCCTCACCTGAGCAGGCGCGTGAAGGTTTTGCCCGCGAGAACGCGGCGGGCATTGCTCTAGATGCGCCGAACCGGAACTACCGAGACGACGCTCACAAGCCCGAACTGATCTATGCCCTCAGCGACACCTTCGAAGCTCTCTGTGGTTTCAGAGAAGTTGAGCAGACTATTTCAAAGCTAGAGAGCTTGGCTGCAGCTAACGCCCAGGCTTGTGCTCCCACGTCGGCGCTCGCCGAATTCACTGCCCAACTAGCCCAGCGTGGTGAAGGTTCCATTCGCTGGGCGCTGGATTGGGCGCTGACCGGTGACAACGCGTCAGCACTGGTTGCAGAGATCTCGCAAGCCGGCAAGCTCGTGAAAGATTCACTTCTGATCGAGTTGGCTGAGGATTACCCCGGTGATCCAGGCATCGTTGTTGCTCTGCTTCTGAATAGAGTGACCCTGACCAAAGGACAGGCGCTGTATTTGCCAGCGGGCAATATGCACGCCTATATCCGTGGTCTCGGTATTGAACTCATGGCAGCGAGCGACAATGTGTTGCGTGGAGGACTCACCTCGAAGCACGTGGATGTTCCCGAACTGCTTTCCGTCGTAAGCGACAAAGTTGTTCCGGTGCCCATTTTGGAACCAAGAAATGTGGCTCCAGGCATCGACCTGTTCGTCCCTGATGTTCCGGACTTTGTCCTGGCGCATGTTGAGGTTTCTTCGAAAACGAGTGATTCAGACACCCTTTCTCTCACTCGTCACGCAATTGTTACGTGCACATCAGGAAATGTGACGTTACGAGGCGCAGAATCCTCGCTAAAGCTTTCCCAGGGGGAAAATGCCTTTATTTCCGCGGAAGAACAGGCTATTTCGTTCTCAGGTGCGGGTGAACTCTTCATCGCCCTCTAG
- a CDS encoding biotin--[acetyl-CoA-carboxylase] ligase → MDLSLSTPHASRLLWLDEVGSTNTHLVVAVNSSDGAEWPDFSVVATDNQVAGKGRLGRDWSAPAGASLAVSVLLRPETPAGRPLPPESLSWMGLLAGLAMARACNSVLPEGKKATIKWPNDVLIGEKKVCGVLSELVVTPQGLALVVGTGVNIALAEVDLPVPTATSLVLEGAQTALDEVLAAYLTEFARITRVFTSAAGNVRSSGLLDQVTELCNTIGKSVRVELPSGESPVGTAIGLSENGSLIVEMSNCAEPLVVSAGDVTHLRVI, encoded by the coding sequence ATGGACCTTTCGCTCAGCACACCTCATGCATCACGCCTGCTCTGGCTGGATGAAGTGGGTTCCACCAATACGCATTTAGTTGTTGCTGTGAACTCGAGCGACGGAGCCGAATGGCCTGATTTCTCGGTGGTTGCCACCGATAACCAAGTGGCGGGTAAGGGGCGACTTGGCCGCGACTGGAGCGCACCTGCCGGAGCATCCTTGGCCGTGTCTGTCTTGCTGCGCCCAGAAACTCCTGCAGGACGCCCCCTTCCTCCAGAGTCCCTCAGCTGGATGGGGCTGTTAGCAGGGCTCGCCATGGCCAGGGCCTGCAACAGCGTCCTGCCGGAGGGAAAGAAGGCCACAATCAAGTGGCCCAACGACGTGCTCATCGGAGAGAAGAAAGTCTGCGGTGTTCTCAGTGAACTTGTTGTCACACCCCAAGGTCTGGCACTCGTTGTCGGCACGGGCGTCAACATCGCGCTCGCCGAGGTTGACCTGCCTGTTCCCACTGCCACCTCGCTTGTGCTGGAAGGAGCACAGACCGCACTCGATGAGGTGCTGGCGGCGTACTTGACTGAATTCGCACGCATCACCCGAGTGTTCACCTCTGCTGCGGGCAATGTGCGCAGCTCAGGATTGCTCGATCAGGTCACCGAGCTGTGTAACACGATTGGGAAATCCGTCCGCGTGGAACTTCCCTCTGGTGAGAGTCCCGTCGGAACCGCGATAGGCCTGAGTGAAAACGGCTCCCTCATCGTGGAGATGAGTAACTGTGCTGAGCCTCTGGTGGTCTCTGCCGGAGATGTCACTCACTTGCGCGTGATCTAG